The following are from one region of the Plasmodium gaboni strain SY75 chromosome 12, whole genome shotgun sequence genome:
- a CDS encoding putative debranching enzyme-associated ribonuclease — translation MSNVDEFYEYAKNNFLNFLNKNDKNENKKKREESKIKGLSDNNVSDIKNLRKEEMNDKESYDKKYTNYLLKKKHRKEEKKNEKKNKKKSSSSDSSSSYTKQDEDKDKKKRKYENYTKRKHEKYKESKYDKDYKKYKYDSDGKYVSYDKEQQKKKKHSSKENEKDEIRKKKKQTKEKNDFYNDSDNSYDNNNNNNNNIHNDFHNDNYYDERDSNTIYKKSYSLSSENYNYDEKQKKDIQSLCNIEQYGNNKEECDTHCTSNLKNKLEKIINERKNQMILKNSLNKNLVDCKYCIDSNSFEKLNKLNIISISNKSYICYYNYKNIFLKDQLFISPIEHTTSFTNTTFDVIQDMRNHMKSLIAMLEVNNQTCIFIEFNNCFNPSIELISMRKTKHTYINCYVIPMDLLEKAKIYFKKNMEEINSLYRENKQLIISDSKYAPYNVIPKNIPYVSVNFSLVDTYIQVIENNYDYINMCRCIFADLFKKDRLYKYFKNFQHYVNSVEEFKKGYEKYDWTNYM, via the coding sequence ATGAGTAATGTTGATgaattttatgaatatgCAAAAAACAACTTTTTAaactttttaaataaaaatgataagaATGAAAATAAGAAGAAAAGAGAAGAAAGCAAAATTAAAGGATTGAGTGACAACAATGTGTctgatataaaaaatttaagaAAGGAAGAAATGAATGATAAAGAAAGTTACgacaaaaaatatacaaattatTTACTTAAGAAAAAGCATagaaaagaagaaaaaaaaaacgaaaaaaaaaacaaaaaaaaaagctCTTCTTCAGATAGTTCCTCGTCCTATACTAAGCAGGATGAagataaagataaaaagaaaagaaaatatgaaaattataCAAAGAGGAAACATGagaaatataaagaatCCAAGTATGATAAAGATTACAAAAagtataaatatgataGTGATGGTAAATATGTTTCATATGATAAAgaacaacaaaaaaaaaagaaacattCAAGTAAggaaaatgaaaaagatgagataagaaaaaaaaaaaaacaaacaaaagaaaaaaatgatttcTATAATGACAGTGATAATtcatatgataataataataataataataataatattcataatgattttcataatgataattattatgatgaaCGTGATTCaaatacaatatataaaaaaagttataGTTTATCTTCAGAAAATTATAACTATGatgaaaaacaaaaaaaggatataCAATCATTGTGTAATATTGAACAATATGGAAATAATAAGGAAGAATGTGATACTCATTGTACATCcaatttaaaaaataaattagaaaaaataattaatgagagaaaaaatcaaatgatattaaaaaattcattaaataaaaatttagTTGATTGTAAATATTGTATTGATTCCAATTCatttgaaaaattaaataaattaaatataattagTATTAGcaataaatcatatatatgttattataattataagaatatatttttaaaggATCAACTTTTTATTTCACCAATTGAACATACTACTAGTTTTACTAATACTACTTTTGATGTTATTCAAGATATGAGAAATCATATGAAATCATTAATTGCTATGTTAGAAGTAAATAATCAAAcatgtatttttattgaaTTTAATAACTGCTTTAATCCAAGTATTGAACTTATATCTATGAGAAAAACTaaacatacatatataaattgtTATGTTATCCCAATGGACTTATTAGAGAAAGCaaaaatttatttcaaaaaaaatatggaagaaattaattcattatataGAGAAAATAAACAATTAATAATAAGTGATAGTAAATATGCACCTTATAATGTCATACCAAAAAATATTCCTTACGTATCTGTCAACTTCTCACTTGTtgatacatatatacaagttattgaaaataattatgattatattaatatgtgTAGATGTATTTTTGCTGACTTGTTTAAGAAAGATAGActttataaatattttaaaaatttcCAACATTATGTTAATTCGGTGGAAGAGTTTAAAAAGGgttatgaaaaatatgactggacaaattatatgtaa
- a CDS encoding putative ribosome biogenesis protein TSR3, whose translation MNKIKMKNNYIERKKYSIHNLVKLINEKKNIENGKKNELSSEGTTKNKNVSIESNDVHINSKKKKKKKKTDKKNGHITNEDFVSSSSDDENEYTNNEKEIINDQDELSINDENKLCNDHEIINNGSSDDNEIKLFMFDYKECQNKKCSCKKLYRFKKIKKVQMNKKFKGIVLTPFCEKYFSIDDKYTIENYGLSVVDCSWKSIDLLKRIKFSNQRKLPYIIAVNSINYGKPYKLSCLESLAFCLYVCNYNKQCNDILNIYKWSVNFTNLNKELLDSYKLCNTHEEIKNAEEEFIQKYLHEKEQNKKIDEYKIIYEDDYI comes from the coding sequence atgaataaaattaaaatgaaGAATAACTATatagaaagaaaaaaatattcaatTCATAATTTGgttaaattaattaatgaaaagaaaaatatagaaaatgGGAAAAAGAATGAATTATCATCAGAAGGGACAACtaaaaacaaaaatgtATCTATTGAAAGTAATGatgtacatataaattccaaaaaaaaaaaaaaaaaaaaaaaaacggataaaaaaaatggacATATAACAAATGAAGATTTTGTAAGTAGTTCCTCagatgatgaaaatgaatatacaaataatgaaaaagaaatcaTAAATGATCAAGATGAATTATCAATAAATGATGAGAATAAATTATGTAATGACcatgaaataataaataatggTTCATCTGATGATAATgaaattaaattatttatgtttgattataaagaatgtcaaaataaaaaatgttcttgtaagaaattatatcgtttcaaaaaaattaagaaagttcaaatgaataaaaaatttaaagGTATAGTTTTAACACCCTTTTgtgaaaaatatttttctatagATGATAAATATACTATTGAAAATTATGGTTTATCTGTAGTTGATTGTTCATGGAAATCTAttgatttattaaaaagaataaaattttCTAATCAGAGAAAATTACCTTATATTATTGCTGTAAATAGTATAAATTATGGAAAGCCATATAAACTTTCTTGCTTGGAATCTTTAGCTTTCTGTCTTTATGTttgtaattataataaacaatGTAATGATATCTTAAATATCTATAAATGGAGTGTTAATTTTACTAATTTAAACAAAGAATTGTTAgattcatataaattatgtaACACACATgaggaaataaaaaatgcTGAAGAAGAatttatacaaaaatatctacatgaaaaagaacaaaacaaaaaaattgatgagtataaaattatatatgaagatgactacatataa
- a CDS encoding putative cell cycle associated protein has protein sequence MDDSFSLNRKLYFLNLDKEIGAGGSETNSDDDNNKLINYFNIKKTNDLHLKSNKKDNKQCILKDLHFNGDYLIKKKETKQIKKKNGNYVLPNKYDYFLKKKSDIFHTEEFISKSYHLNNVHDIYYTYKEESDLCDILIKRYKDNLYVTTFNNMLILINPTDNVMAFYKLLFKTNNKNNYIINSFVHFCLEKKLQEKTDEYEEVNDSDDLTNSSLYYEKEENNSDYSSNEIKNAINYINRKHNNITINNQFNFNQIKKKRKKKKLVDIKKDLFIKSNKELVQMNTNMLKKNVMNFNMLYNINTVFNGKEDNKSYHKENIYSSHTEMNNYNTYDNVYPNSFENTTSERSYKLKTYNEQNKLLFIYGENYGNQSVINKYTFKHIIKKFQEQEDIHNSIKHKKKKKKNLYHLYKRVMNILKLFYNEDCYNFIIHFADNQELLSFNILPFMLNNTCNVTNICTKMNDMLCELLNNANMHNNDNIKTKNSREKKEEHSNNSNSLLYNDKYNNINNSNEYNNENNFINIPYIFFFLLQSIMLNSKHTYLKPLNLHTLDIKKIYLNYIESHEIELNESDMETTFSNFSHLGFSQDEIISINKIIFSIIFINIYIKIKQCLSINENETLKILQVQLIEISNYMKLRKKKNNNNSKYGSLSNGGKCALPQFINFNEDNYLSSGFSSLSETENIKLFNNDITKENNKKKKSSTGDFQGAKLKANGSSNVNVNVNVNVNSKKVNDIPDYYQRDVNKIENENKKSVNQVNDLVGVNKQIASDNIKNGYNNNPNNNNNSNSNSNNNNNNSISNNNNSNKYYSTNEPINMYKNDNNKYKEPIDKKGNKYFIVFAGHILEEYISSLLNIDINLFVHILNNNIKLKSLCSSMFYRLKIKIVKKINEYLNNVIKNELIHHSLYLYCNGGLIQNVFEKNEDVNKYYKNKEKNHFNELINNIYNELLHSYYLKMSMFNIDTCIIHMITTLDNKQNNYEDALLCTLQNYGKKYNHYNNMNYKNDTDETIPNVLCNNIYLGENRILHMLEKYSTKFSRFMDVHYNSYNKEKDSPYILIKWEYYKILSLFYLSIKNITEVYNKYIINSNNNKNNNSDNISNNMCKCKCKYNCNCNCKYNYDLDKQIYHLDDEKFMHDILLKYFPYLSNDGITKKKNIHGKRNRMKYKKYNFSITHYNDKQIKYKCNNMIFDNIKDIYILKDIIKIIENSDMSFLRSIFFENNTLPLKSVKSDLLYNEMNFFIHIINNTFEKFYFLIINESEKKQKDIFIPKYITNCIKHKESTTYDHYASTTSESNLYKRFSLTLNKSFVHNNNIKSFKSLFLHMDSVRTDNITNFSDLNKKKINKDHITFVINMFNLKNIFNYQQEYLYYAIPYICFIKKYILFCAYVSKENDLIKLLNYYEEKYHKPNYSYNTPGKDTNNIIYNSSNMKDNFSNNNKNNNIFNQSINIYKEKMYNNKNKKKKFIYNDTTKFIYLNKLSVEEMKDMCTLILYNFNISTNIIYFENYLFVKKSLYFLLENMKNEYLKYITPFIRKIENSYISYKNKKIKFSYRNKIIVIQNYMRKYLFFNELQKKEKKKNLLTSFIIFYSYLLKHKNMEETKETLEYYKETFMSKEKKLIRHAACVYIQSWFRKIIQQRKYKAMKLEILKTHAREKISTAIKTYITQIKMIKNLNEVLIPNRCATLIQSSFRRYRCMVQYEKKMYLKICFLSIKRKYMAYTNVITKMNYHYLIKNIYRKNFIKNHLKIPEAVVKIQSKYKAYVVKKQYNMLRDAIYFTQSYIHTCIERIKYEQLKKSVITIQLWWRNFYKLKKILQNFPLNIYNSEYEKTKYYFLDKKNFPNYYYYLLKEQKAMKLLTYNILLKQWYFFYFKKFQKKNHLFNIIFNLKLYKNISYYYLLPWAYKINAILKMIHMKQMFKICTTNYYQNTILNIPLFETIQIFVGKTHTILLINQSVNKDNNTEQMISHGYNKNSKQFYTKYVYSIGSNDCGQLGYYDLSSSPFLYAPKVLNDKWDHVDINEDENNKLNRINEKKEDPIKRDIYIDTIDDHTKIDNTNNDNNNDNNNDNNNDNNSDNNSDNNSDNNSDNGMTTLGSLHKESMDNNNTSIFSTHKSSIDKNMINNTYNNNNTYNNYTYNNKHFNNQYNNIYKSYEHEKSNNKTKFKNVNNNYLRNLQHLEFQYKKKYTISKENFGDKFNENINDIIDYKIIDKEDNKNSKNITNNNKYEYDFNIDKSHKGKKIVEFTKLINETNKILNICCGSEHTLALSENGNVYSWGNNTYGQCGQKYEKHIIRYPKIIKYFLKNNILIKNISCASYHSGYITKSNDLYISGNFFFINLKYFQNNIYEPIFLISGCLNITCKDSFNISLRTDKNSFYLWGNNYKCILGVNKKKLANLNEISIYPLTNICPNITVNKIACSDNFVCIITTLTTTNNYTMFMWGQFSHIEKKENQENNTKSVLSTNNFFNKFRMKAKMNNTKNDNQKDDINNNNNNNTRKNKKNMIYIAKPTPVYNEIWEQNEAVDVCCDLDEIMVLMSNLCLYGFSSVEILGGDTKKLLANEHKVFFNHFNRKPKIEKKENDIKFEEPEIHENINVLNPVLYMYKYFKPSYFNAKRIQCSYNKNSLSIMNVTMGEYEIPKIKQKLEYVTPSGDIVDFPEKIKEAILQKSKKESSKWIKSNDDPYINHFLIQNSSDSEN, from the exons ATGGATGattcattttcattaaatagaaaattatattttttaaatctaGACAAAGAAATAGGAGCTGGGGGAAGTGAAACAAATAgtgatgatgataataacaaactaataaattattttaatataaaaaaaacaaatgaCCTACATTTAAAATCAAACAAAAAAGATAACAAACAATGTATTCTCAAAGATTTACATTTTAATGGtgattatttaattaaaaagaaagaaacaaaacaaatcaaaaaaaaaaatgggAATTATGTTTTACCGaataaatatgattatttCTTAAAGAAAAAATCAGACATTTTTCATACGGAAGAATTTATATCAAAAAG CTATCATTTGAATAATGTCCATGATATTTATTACACATACAAAGAAGAATCCGATCTGTGTGATATTCTCATCAAAAGATATAAGGACAACTTATATGTAACTACCTTTAACAACATGCTAATACTTATAAACCCCACTGATAACGTTATGgcattttataaattattgtttaaaacaaacaataaaaacaattatattataaatagCTTTGTTCATTTTTGTCTGGAAAAGAAATTACAAGAAAAAACAGACGAGTACGAAGAAGTAAATGATAGTGATGATTTAACAAACTCTagtttatattatgaaaaggaagaaaataattctGATTATAGTTctaatgaaataaaaaatgcaataaattatattaatagaaaacataataatataacaatCAATAATcaatttaattttaatcaaataaaaaaaaaaagaaaaaaaaaaaaactagTTGATATTAAAAAGGATTTATTCATTAAAAGTAATAAGGAATTGGTTCAAATGAACACAAACATgttgaaaaaaaatgtaatgaattttaatatgctttataatattaatactGTTTTTAATGGaaaagaagataataaatCATATCATAAAGAAAACATATATTCCTCACACACCgaaatgaataattataatacatatgaTAATGTATATCCTAACAGTTTTGAAAATACAACCAGTGAAAGATCctataaattaaaaacatataatgaacaaaataaattattatttatatatggTGAAAATTATGGTAATCAGAGTGTAATCAATAAATATACTTTCAAgcatataattaaaaaattccAAGAACAAGAAGATATACATAATTCAATtaaacacaaaaaaaaaaaaaaaaaaaatttatatcatttatataaaagagTTATGAATATActtaaattattttataatgaagattgttataattttataattcattttgCTGATAATCAAGAATTGCtatcttttaatatactCCCATTTATGTTGAATAATACGTGCAATGTAACAAATATATGCACAAAAATGAATGATATGTTATGTGAATTATTGAATAATGCAAATATGcataataatgataatataaaaacaaaaaatagtagggaaaaaaaagagGAACATTCTAATAACTCAAATTCattgttatataatgacaaatataacaatataaataattcaaatgaatataataatgaaaataattttattaatattccatatatattttttttccttcttCAAAGTATCATGTTAAACAGTAAGcatacatatttaaaacCATTAAACTTACACACTttagatataaaaaaaatatatttaaattatatagaGTCTCATGAAATTGAATTAAATGAAAGTGATATGGAGACAACATTTTCGAATTTCTCACATCTTGGATTTTCACAAGATGAAATTAtttcaataaataaaataattttttctatcatttttatcaatatatatattaaaataaaacaatgCCTAAGtattaatgaaaatgaaacCTTAAAAATTTTGCAAGTACAATTAATTGAAATAtcaaattatatgaaattaagaaaaaaaaaaaataataacaattCTAAATATGGATCATTAAGTAATGGAGGGAAATGTGCGCTTCCTcaatttattaatttcaATGAAGATAATTATCTAAGTAGTGGATTTAGCTCGTTATCAGAAActgaaaatataaaattatttaataatgatataacaaaggaaaataataaaaagaaaaaatcCAGTACTGGTGATTTTCAAGGAGCTAAATTGAAAGCAAATGGTTCAAGCAATGTAAATGTTAATGTAAATGTTAATGTTAATAGTAAAAAGGTAAATGATATTCCAGATTATTATCAAAGGGATGTCAATAAAATcgaaaatgaaaataagAAAAGTGTGAATCAGGTTAATGATTTAGTTGGGGTTAACAAACAAATTGCTTCggataatataaaaaatggttataataacaaccctaataataataataatagtaatagtaatagtaataataataataataatagtattagtaataataataatagtaataaatattattcaacGAATGAACCCATTAATATGTacaaaaatgataataataaatataaagaacCAATTGACAAAAAAGGGAACAAATACTTTATAGTATTTGCTGGTCATATATtagaagaatatatatcttccttattaaatattgatataaatttatttgttcatattttaaataataacataaaattGAAGAGTTTATGTTCCAGTATGTTTTATAgattaaaaataaagattgtaaaaaaaataaatgaataccttaataatgtaattaaaaatgaacTTATTCATCATTCGTTATATCTTTATTGTAATGGTGGTTTAATACAAAATgtatttgaaaaaaatgaggatgtaaataaatattataaaaataaagaaaaaaatcattttaatgaactaattaataatatatataatgaattattacattcgtattatttaaaaatgtcTATGTTTAATATTGATACTTGTATTATACATATGATAACCACATTAGATAATAAACAGAATAATTACGAGGATGCATTATTATGTACTCTTCAAAATTATGGAAAGAAATATAAccattataataatatgaattataaaaatgatacTGATGAAACTATTCCTAATGttttatgtaataatatttatttagGAGAAAATAGGATTTTACACATGttagaaaaatattcaaCGAAATTTTCGAGATTTATGGATGTTCattataattcatataataaagaaaaagatagtccttacattttaataaaatgggagtattataaaatactgagtttgttttatttatccATAAAAAACATAACAGAAGTATACAATAAGTATATCattaatagtaataataataaaaataataatagtgataatattagtaataatatgtGTAAGTGTAAGtgtaaatataattgtaATTGTAATTGTAAGTATAATTATGATTTGGATAAACAGATATATCATTTAGATGATGAAAAATTCATGCACGATATTttattgaaatattttccatatttatCCAATGATGgtattacaaaaaaaaaaaatatacatgggaaaagaaatagaatgaaatataagaaatataattttagTATTACAcattataatgataaacaaataaaatacaaatgtaataatatgatatttgataatattaaagatatatatatacttaaagatattattaaaattattgaAAATAGTGACATGTCATTTTTAAGaagtatattttttgaaaataatacattaCCATTAAAAAGTGTTAAAAGtgatttattatataatgaaatgaacttttttatacatattataaataatacttttgaaaaattttattttcttattataaatgaatctgaaaaaaaacaaaaagatatatttattcctaaatatataacaaattGTATAAAACATAAAGAATCAACTACATATGATCATTACGCAAGTACAACATCTGAAAGCAATTTATACAAACGATTTTCATTAActttaaataaatcatttgtacataataataatataaaatcttttaaaagtttatttttacatatgGATTCAGTTCGTACAGACAATATAACCAATTTCTCTGatttaaacaaaaaaaaaattaacaaaGATCATATCACTTTTGTAattaatatgtttaatttaaaaaatatatttaattatcaacaagaatatttatattatgctattccatatatttgctttattaaaaaatatattttattctgTGCATATGTTAGTAAGGAAAACGACTTAATTAAACTATTAAACTATTATGAAGAAAAGTATCATAAACCtaattattcatataatacACCAGGAAAGgatacaaataatataatatataattcttctAATATGAAAGataatttttcaaataataataaaaacaataatatatttaaccaatcaattaatatatataaagaaaaaatgtataacaacaagaacaaaaaaaaaaaatttatatataatgatacAACCAAGTTTATATATCTAAACAAATTATCAGTTGAAGAAATGAAAGATATGTGtacattaatattatacaattttaatatttccactaatattatttactttgaaaattatttatttgtaaaaaagtctttatattttcttttggaaaatatgaaaaatgaatatttaaaatatatcacaccatttattagaaaaatagaaaatagttatatatcttataaaaataagaaaattaaattttcttatagaaataaaattattgttattcaaaattatatgagaaaatatttattttttaatgaattacaaaaaaaggaaaagaaaaaaaatttgcttacatcatttattatattttatagtTATTTGTTGAAACATAAAAACATGGAAGAAACAAAAGAAACATtagaatattataaagaaaCTTTTATGAGTAAGgagaaaaaattaattcGACATGCAGCatgtgtatatatacaatCATGGTttagaaaaataatacaacAAAGGAAATATAAAGCCATGAAattagaaatattaaaaacaCATGCAAGAGAAAAAATTAGTACAGCtattaaaacatatataacacaaataaaaatgataaaaaatttaaatgaagTATTAATACCAAACAGATGTGCAACTTTAATTCAATCATCTTTTAGAAGATATAGATGTATGGTAcaatatgaaaaaaaaatgtatttaaaaatatgttttctatcaattaaaagaaaatatatggCCTACACAAATGttataacaaaaatgaattatcattatttaataaaaaatatatataggaaAAATTTCATTAAAAATCATCTAAAAATACCTGAAGCAGTAGTAAAGATACAAAGCAAATATAAAGCATATGTTGttaaaaaacaatataatatgttaaGAGACgcaatatattttacacaatcttatatacatacatgtatagaaagaataaaatatgaacaattaaaaaaaagtgtAATTACTATACAATTATGGTGGAGAAATTTctataaattaaaaaaaattcttcAAAATTTCCctttgaatatatataatagtgaatatgaaaaaacaaaatattattttctagataaaaaaaatttcccaaattattattattatttattaaaagaacaaaaagCAATGAAACTTTTgacatataatattttattaaaacagtggtattttttttattttaaaaaattccaaaaaaaaaatcatttatttaatattatatttaatttgaaattatataaaaatatatcttattattatttactTCCATGGgcatataaaataaatgcTATACTTAAAATGATACATATGAAACAAAtgtttaaaatatgtacaaccaattattatcaaaatactatattaaatatacCACTTTTTGAAACAATACAAATATTTGTAGGCAAAACACATACTATACTTTTAATTAATCAAAGTGttaataaagataataatacaGAACAAATGATATCACAtggatataataaaaatagtaaacaattttatactaaatatgtatatagTATTGGATCTAATGATTGTGGACAGTTGGGTTATTACGATTTGTCTAGTTCCCCATTTTTATATGCCCCCAAAGTTCTCAATGACAAGTGGGATCACGttgatataaatgaagaCGAAAATAATAAACTTAATCgaataaatgaaaaaaaagaagatcCGATAAAAAgggatatatatatagatacAATAGATGATCATACAAAAATTGACAACacaaataatgataataataatgataataataatgataataataatgataataatagtgataataatagtgataataatagtgataataatagtgATAACGGAATGACTACTTTGGGAAGCTTGCATAAGGAAAGCAtggataataataatacaagCATTTTTAGTACACACAAAAGTAGtattgataaaaatatgataaataacacttacaataataataatacatataataattatacttataataataaacattttaataatcaatataataatatttacaaatCATATGAACATGaaaaatcaaataataaaacaaaatttaaaaatgtaaataataattatctAAGAAATTTGCAACATTTAGAGTttcaatataaaaaaaagtacaCTATATCGAAAGAAAATTTTGGTGATAAATTCAAcgaaaatataaatgatattattgattataaaataatagataaagaggataataaaaatagtaaaaatataacaaataataataaatatgaatatgaTTTTAATATTGATAAGTCACATAAAGGTAAGAAAATTGTTGAATTTACTAAATTAATTAAtgaaacaaataaaattcTTAATATATGTTGTGGATCTGAACATACATTAGCTCTCTCCGAAAATGGAAATGTATACTCATGGGGAAACAATACATATGGTCAATGTGGTCAGAAATATgaaaaacatattattagatatcctaaaattataaaatattttttgaaaaataatattcttataaaaaatataagttGTGCTTCTTATCATAGTGGTTATATAACCAAATcaaatgatttatatataagtgggaacttttttttcatcaatttaaaatattttcaaaataatatttatgaaccaatctttttaatatcaGGATGTCTTAATATTACATGTAAAGATAgttttaatatatcattaagaactgataaaaattcattttatttatggggaaataattataaatgtatattaggagtaaataaaaagaagTTAGCTAATCTGAATGAAATATCTATTTATCCATTAACTAATATATGTCCAAATATTACAGTAAATAAAATTGCATGTTCAGATAATTTTGTGTGTATTATAACCACACTTACTACaacaaataattatacCATGTTTATGTGGGGACAATTTTCTCATATTgaaaaaaaggaaaaccaagaaaataatacaaaaagTGTTTTAAGTActaataatttttttaataagtTTAGAATGAAGGCTAAAATGAACAATACGAAAAATGACAACCAAAAGGATgacataaataataataataataataatacgaggaaaaacaaaaaaaatatgatttACATTGCCAAACCTACTCCAgtatataatgaaatatgGGAGCAAAATGAAGCAGTCGATGTGTGCTGTGATTTGGATGAAATTATG GTGCTGATGTCTAATTTGTGCTTATACGGATTTTCTTCAGTGGAAATTTTAGGAGGTGATACGAAAAAATTACTAGCTAACGAACACAAAGTATTTTTCAACCATTTCAATAGAAAACcaaaaattgaaaaaaaagaaaacgATATAAAATTTGAAGAACCAGAAATTcatgaaaatattaacgTTTTAAATCCTGTATTATACATgtacaaatattttaaacCATCGTATTTTAATGCTAAGAGAATTCAATGTagttataataaaaatagtCTCTCAATTATGAATGTAACAATGGGAGAATATGAAATACCTAAgataaaacaaaaattgGAATATGTTACACCATCGg GCGATATTGTGGATTTCCctgaaaaaattaaagagGCAATATTACAAAAATCCAAAAAGGAATCCAGCAAATGGATTAAATCAAACGATGATCCTTACATAAAT cATTTCTTAATACAAAATTCAAGCGATTCAGagaattaa